A genome region from Nycticebus coucang isolate mNycCou1 chromosome 4, mNycCou1.pri, whole genome shotgun sequence includes the following:
- the CCDC92 gene encoding coiled-coil domain-containing protein 92 isoform X1: MLCPSCGRWRPFLISIVSSSGNPLRHLDVSMATTNLENQLHSAQKNLLFLQREHASTLKGLHAEIRRLQQHCTDLTYELTLKSSEQTGDGSSRSSELKKRCEELEAQLKVKGDENAELLKELEQKDAMITVLENTIRERERKYLEELKVKSHKLNLLSSELEQRAGTIAYLTSQLHATKKKLLSSSGTSDASPSGSPVLASYKPAPPKDKLPETPRRRMKKSLSAPLHPEFEEVYRFGAESRKLLLREPVDAMPDPTPFLLARESAEVHLKERPLIPPIASERSAGEQHSPARDKQHKAHVGVAHRIHHVAPPQAQPEVETLAVDQVNGGKAVRKHPGTDRTV; encoded by the exons ATGCTGTGTCCATCCTGTGGACGTTGGAGACCCTTCCTAATAAGTATTGTCTCCAGTTCTGGTAACCCTTTAC GTCACCTGGATGTCAGCATGGCAACCACAAACCTGGAGAACCAGTTGCACAGTGCACAGAAGAACCTCTTGTTCCTTCAGCGGGAGCATGCCAGCACACTCAAGGGGCTGCATGCTGAGATCAGGCGGCTGCAGCAACACTGTACAG atCTGACATATGAGCTGACACTCAAAAGTTCTGAGCAGACAG GCGATGGGTCTTCTCGAAGCAGTGAACTGAAGAAAAGGTGTGAGGAACTAGAAGCTCAGCTGAAAGTCAAAGGGGACGAGAACGCGGAGCTGTTAAAGGAACTGGAGCAGAAGGATGCCATGATCACAGTACTGGAGAACACCATCCGCGAGCGCGAGCGCAAGTACCTGGAGGAGCTGAAGGTGAAGAGCCACAAGCTGAACCTGCTGTCCAGCGAGCTGGAGCAGCGGGCGGGCACCATTGCCTACCTGACCTCCCAGCTGCACGCCACCAAGAAGAAGCTCCTGAGCTCCAGCGGGACCTCGGACGCCAGCCCGTCAGGGAGCCCCGTGTTGGCAAGCTACAAGCCAGCGCCGCCCAAAGACAAGCTGCCCGAAACGCCTCGCCGCCGCATGAAGAAGAGTCTCTCGGCTCCCCTGCACCCGGAATTCGAAGAGGTCTACAGATTTGGGGCTGAGAGCCGGAAACTACTTTTGCGGGAACCGGTAGATGCCATGCCTGACCCCACCCCATTCCTGCTGGCCCGGGAGTCCGCGGAGGTCCACCTCAAAGAGCGGCCTCTCATCCCGCCCATTGCCTCCGAGCGCAGCGCTGGTGAGCAGCACAGCCCAGCCCGCGACAAGCAGCACAAGGCCCACGTGGGGGTGGCCCACCGCATCCACCATGTGGCCCCACCGCAGGCGCAGCCTGAGGTGGAGACGCTGGCGGTCGACCAGGTGAATGGAGGCAAAGCTGTGAGAAAGCACCCAGGCACGGACAGAACTGTTTGA
- the CCDC92 gene encoding coiled-coil domain-containing protein 92 isoform X2: MATTNLENQLHSAQKNLLFLQREHASTLKGLHAEIRRLQQHCTDLTYELTLKSSEQTGDGSSRSSELKKRCEELEAQLKVKGDENAELLKELEQKDAMITVLENTIRERERKYLEELKVKSHKLNLLSSELEQRAGTIAYLTSQLHATKKKLLSSSGTSDASPSGSPVLASYKPAPPKDKLPETPRRRMKKSLSAPLHPEFEEVYRFGAESRKLLLREPVDAMPDPTPFLLARESAEVHLKERPLIPPIASERSAGEQHSPARDKQHKAHVGVAHRIHHVAPPQAQPEVETLAVDQVNGGKAVRKHPGTDRTV, from the exons ATGGCAACCACAAACCTGGAGAACCAGTTGCACAGTGCACAGAAGAACCTCTTGTTCCTTCAGCGGGAGCATGCCAGCACACTCAAGGGGCTGCATGCTGAGATCAGGCGGCTGCAGCAACACTGTACAG atCTGACATATGAGCTGACACTCAAAAGTTCTGAGCAGACAG GCGATGGGTCTTCTCGAAGCAGTGAACTGAAGAAAAGGTGTGAGGAACTAGAAGCTCAGCTGAAAGTCAAAGGGGACGAGAACGCGGAGCTGTTAAAGGAACTGGAGCAGAAGGATGCCATGATCACAGTACTGGAGAACACCATCCGCGAGCGCGAGCGCAAGTACCTGGAGGAGCTGAAGGTGAAGAGCCACAAGCTGAACCTGCTGTCCAGCGAGCTGGAGCAGCGGGCGGGCACCATTGCCTACCTGACCTCCCAGCTGCACGCCACCAAGAAGAAGCTCCTGAGCTCCAGCGGGACCTCGGACGCCAGCCCGTCAGGGAGCCCCGTGTTGGCAAGCTACAAGCCAGCGCCGCCCAAAGACAAGCTGCCCGAAACGCCTCGCCGCCGCATGAAGAAGAGTCTCTCGGCTCCCCTGCACCCGGAATTCGAAGAGGTCTACAGATTTGGGGCTGAGAGCCGGAAACTACTTTTGCGGGAACCGGTAGATGCCATGCCTGACCCCACCCCATTCCTGCTGGCCCGGGAGTCCGCGGAGGTCCACCTCAAAGAGCGGCCTCTCATCCCGCCCATTGCCTCCGAGCGCAGCGCTGGTGAGCAGCACAGCCCAGCCCGCGACAAGCAGCACAAGGCCCACGTGGGGGTGGCCCACCGCATCCACCATGTGGCCCCACCGCAGGCGCAGCCTGAGGTGGAGACGCTGGCGGTCGACCAGGTGAATGGAGGCAAAGCTGTGAGAAAGCACCCAGGCACGGACAGAACTGTTTGA